From a single Sus scrofa isolate TJ Tabasco breed Duroc chromosome 13, Sscrofa11.1, whole genome shotgun sequence genomic region:
- the NBEAL2 gene encoding neurobeachin-like protein 2 isoform X30, giving the protein MSLPEVSFLDSTWHCVAIVHVPGRRPFSQNLVYVYKDGHLVKTATLRCPSLNEPFSSCCIGSAGHRTTTTTTGLPAPSVPAALAHTHPSLTRSQSVPATTGLGWGSGLVAPLQEGSISSTLAGTQDTRWGSPTSLEGELGAVAIFHEALQVEALRVLCNLGPNETAPFKPEGELHELATKLLLHYSPQACKNNICLDLSPGHGLDGRLTGHRVETWDVKDVVNCVGGMGALLPLLEQVAAQPQEAEAGPAETHDLVGPELTSGHNFQGLLLPLGKSSVEERMERNAVAAFLLMLRNFLQGHAVNQESLVQCQGPAIIGALLRKVPSWAMDMNVLMSAQLLMELVAAEGSGPLLYLLYQHLLFNFHLWTSSDFAVRLGHIQYVSSIVREHRQKLRKKYGVQFILDALRTHYSLQRERPLAADDLRTVQTSLLGLVREFLVRSSSSDDLQVVLNFLAAGVDDGQVVGVLDLLLALLQSLPAQESLAIFLLEPGNLEVLLALLVRPRSTPSLPDRVCKILRRLQQNERLPERSRQRLRLRECGLQGLIACLPEGAVSPQLCQGLYKLFLGADCLNLSDLLAVVQLSLQADLSVRLDVCRQLFHLIYGQPDIVRLLARQAGWQDVLTRLFVVEAVTAGSPLPFSPEPPTSPEPALHKPPTESPESSDVFLPSEAPSPDPDSFYHALSPFCTPLELGLERSSVSSGNTAGGGSGSGTLTPASQPGTPSPLDGPRPFPPSRGRHSSSLSNVLEDGSLPEPTISGDDTSNTSNPQQTCEEELCNLLTNVLFSVTWRGVDGSDEAAWRERGQVFSVLTQLGASATLVRPPDYIKRSLLEMMLESALTDIREAPLGVLASLTQQALWLLRLLQDFLCAEGHGNQELWSEKLFEGVCSLLDRLGAWPHLANGTADFREMAQIGLRLVLGYILLEDPQLHAQAYVKLHALLQTTVPMRREEACYVLSKLEAALARALSTLPSENPAGVEEPPAAATAAERCSWLVPLVRTLLDRAYGPLGLQWGLPSLPPTNGSPTFFEDFQAFCATPEWRHFIDKQVQPTMSQFEMDTYAKSHDLMSGFWNACYDMLMSSGQRRQRERAHSRRAFQELVLESAQRRARLEGLRYLAALKQQAAQHSTALLHWGALWRQLSSPCGPWALRDPPTPHWKLSSAETYSRMRLKLVPNHHFNPHLEASALRDNLGEAPLTPTEEASLPLAVTKEAKVSTLPEELQEDQLGEDELAALETALEAAELDEQHEKLVLSAECQLVTVVAVVPGLLEVTTQHVYFYDGSAERVETEEGIGHDFRRPLAQLREVHLRRFNLRRSALELFFIDQANYFLNFPCKVGGPTASSPYQGPRPQPCPIPPHTQVRNQVYSWLLRLRPPTQGYLSSRSPQEMLRASGLTQKWVQREISNFEYLMQLNTIAGRTYNDLSQYPVVRSCPLPPPHPAGLPALLHPSVGVDGGPSPELGPRRVLPETWFLFPAVPPHTQPHSPPLLASVFPGGTPDPDSPSGSPATPPRGAPSPVGSALLPEGQGGQVDPQDSHVAPTRVGGQFPWVLQDYVSPTLDLSNPAVFRDLSKPIGVVNPKHAQLVREKYESFEDPAGTIDKFHYGTHYSNAAGVMHYLIRVEPFTSLHVQLQSGRFDCSDRQFHSVAAAWQARLESPADVKELIPEFFYFPDFLENQNVFVPGFDLGCLQLTNEKVGDVVLPPWASSPEDFIQQHRRALESEYVSAHLHEWIDLIFGYKQRGPAAEEALNVFYYCTYEGAVDLDQVADERERKALEGIISNFGQTPCQLLKEPHPSRLSAEEAAQRLARVDTNSPSIFQHLNQLKAFFAEVISDDVPLVLAMVPHQQPHSFITQGSPDLLVTVSANGMLGTHNWLPYDRNISNYFSFSKDPTIGNPKMQRLLSGPWVPGSGVSGQALAVAPDGRLLFSGGHWDGSLRVTALPRGKLLNQLRRHLGMGSLGARAVQVGVGVPGWPGRGNYSVLLVPSLLSLSPPHVDVVTCLALDTCGIYLISGSRDTTCMVWRLLQQGGLSVGLASKPVQVLYGHEAAVSCVAISTELDMAVSGSEDGTVIIHTVRRGHFVATLRPPGATLPGPVAHLALGSEGQIVVQSSARERLGAQVTYSLHLYSVNGRLRASLTLGEQPTALKVTEDFVLLGTAQCALHILHLNKLLPAVPPLPMKVPIRSVAVTKERSHVLVGLEDGKLIVVGAGQPSEVRSSQFARKLWRSSRRISQVSSGETEYNPGEAR; this is encoded by the exons GCAGGTGGAAGCCTTGCGGGTCCTCTGTAACCTGG ggcCGAATGAGACAGCACCCTTCAAGCCTGAGGGTGAGCTGCATGAGCTTGCCACCAAGCTACTCCTCCATTATTCACCTCAG GCCTGTAAGAACAACATTTGTCTGGACCTGTCCCCTGGCCACGGGCTGGATGGCCGCCTCACGGGCCACAGAGTGGAGACCTGGGATGTGAAG GACGTGGTGAATTGTGTGGGAGGCATGGGCGCCCTGCTTCCCCTGCTGGAGCAAGTGGCTGCACAGCCCCAAGAGGCCGAGGCAGGTCCGGCAGAAACACATGACCTTGTGGGGCCTGAACTGACCTCTGGCCACAACTTCCAGGGCCTGCTTCTCCCACTAGGCAAGTCCTCAG TAGAGGAGCGGATGGAGAGGAATGCAGTGGCTGCATTTCTGCTGATGCTGCGGAACTTCCTGCAGGGCCATGCTGTGAACCAGGAGAGCCTGGTGCAGTGCCAGGGGCCTGCCATCATCGGGGCCCTCCTGCGCAAG GTCCCCAGCTGGGCCATGGACATGAATGTGCTCATGTCTGCCCAGCTGCTGATGGAGCTGGTGGCAGCGGAGGGCAGTGGGCCCCTTTTATACTTGCTCTACCAGCATTTGCTCTTCAACTTTCACCTTTGGACCTCCAGTGACTTTGCTGTGCGCCTGG GCCACATCCAGTACGTGTCCAGCATCGTGCGTGAGCATAGACAGAAGCTGCGGAAGAAGTATGGGGTCCAGTTCATCCTTGATGCCCTGCGTACCCACTACAG CTTGCAGCGGGAGCGCCCCCTAGCGGCGGATGACTTGCGTACGGTGCAGACGTCACTCCTCGGCCTGGTGCGGGAATTCCTGGTGCGGAGCTCTTCCTCTGATGACCTGCAGGTGGTGCTGAACTTCCTGGCTGCTGGGGTTGATGATGGCCAG GTGGTGGGTGTGCTGGATCTGCTGCTGGCACTGCTACAGAGCCTGCCAGCCCAGGAATCTTTGGCCATCTTCCTGCTGGAGCCAGGGAACCTTGAGGTGCTGTTGGCACTGCTGGTGCGGCCAAGGTCCACACCCTCGCTGCCTGACCGGGTCTGCAAG ATCCTGCGCAGACTGCAGCAGAATGAGCGCTTACCTGAGCGCAGCCGCCAGCGGCTCCGGCTGCGAGAGTGTGGTCTTCAGGGTCTCATTGCCTGCCTGCCGGAGGGGGCCGTTTCCCCCCAGCTCTGCCAGGGCCTCTACAAGCTGTTCCTGGGGGCAG ATTGCCTGAACCTCTCAGATctcttggctgtggtgcagctgtcCCTCCAGGCTGACCTCAGCGTCCGCCTGGATGTTTGTCGTCAG CTTTTTCACCTCATCTATGGACAGCCAGACATAGTGCGGTTGCTGGCCCGACAGGCTGGCTGGCAGGATGTGCTGACCCGGCTGTTTGTCGTGGAAGCTGTCACAGCCGGGAGTCCCCTGCCCTTTTCCCCCGAGCCACCCACCTCCCCGGAGCCAGCCTTACACAAGCCACCCACTGAGTCACCTGAATCTTCGGACGTCTTCCTACCCTCAGAGGCTCCCTCCCCCGACCCGGACAGCTTTTACCATGCTCTCTCCCCATTCTGCACACCCCTTGAGCTGGGCCTGGAACGGTCCAGTGTGAGCTCAGGTAACACTGCTGGCGGTGGCAGCGGCAGCGGAACCCTCactccagccagccagcctggcACACCTTCCCCACTGGATGGGCCCCGGCCCTTTCCTCCTTCCCGTGGCCGCCACAGCTCCAGTCTCTCCAATGTGCTGGAGGATGGCAGCCTGCCAGAGCCCACCATCAGTGGAGATGACACGTCTAATACCAGTAACCCTCAG CAAACCTGTGAAGAGGAGCTTTGCAACCTGCTCACCAACGTGCTATTCTCGGTGACATGGCGGGGCGTGGATGGCAGCGATGAGGCTGCCTGGCGGGAGCGTGGCCAGGTCTTCTCTGTGCTCACCCAGCTGGGGGCCTCAGCCACACTTGTGCGCCCACCAGACTACATCAAGCGCAG cctcCTGGAGATGATGCTGGAGTCAGCCCTGACGGACATCAGAGAGGCCCCCCTTGGGGTGCTGGCCAGCCTCACCCAGCAAGCGCTTTGGCTGCTACGCCTGCTGCAGGACTTCTTATGCGCCGAGGGCCATGGTAACCAGGAGCTTTGGAGTGAGAAG CTCTTTGAAGGTGTGTGCAGCCTGCTTGATCGCCTGGGAGCCTGGCCGCACCTGGCCAATGGCACAGCAGATTTCCGAGAGATGGCACAGATTGGCCTGCGCCTCGTGCTTGGCTACATCCTGCTGGAGGATCCACAG CTGCACGCCCAGGCCTATGTGAAGTTGCATGCGCTGCTGCAGACCACAGTGCCCATGCGCCGGGAGGAGGCCTGCTATGTGCTCTCCAAGCTGGAAGCGGCACTGGCACGGGCACTCAGTACCCTACCCTCGGAAAACCCTGCCGGGGTTGAGGAGCCCCCAGCTGCAGCCACTGCTGCAGAGCGGTGCTCATGGCTGGTGCCGCTGGTGCGCACGCTGCTGGACCGAGCCTACGGGCCACTCGGGCTGCAGTGGGGGCTTCCTTCCCTGCCGCCCACGAACGGCAGCCCCACCTTCTTTGAGGACTTCCAGGCCTTTTGTGCCACCCCTGAATGGCGTCACTTCATTGACAAGCAG GTGCAGCCCACCATGTCGCAGTTTGAAATGGACACCTATGCTAAGAGCCACGACCTTATGTCAGGCTTCTGGAACGCCTGCTATGACATGCTCATGAGCAGTGGGCAGCGGCGCCAGCGGGAGCGGGCACACAGTCGTCGGGCCTTCCAG GAGCTGGTGCTGGAATCTGCCCAGCGGCGGGCGCGCTTGGAGGGACTGCGCTACTTGGCGGCGTTGAAGCAGCAGGCAGCACAGCACTCGACCGCCCTGCTGCACTGGGGGGCTCTGTGGCGTCAGCTCTCCAGCCCctgtgggccctgggccctgag GGACCCGCCCACCCCCCACTGGAAGCTGTCCAGTGCCGAGACATATTCGCGCATGCGTCTGAAGCTGGTGCCCAACCATCACTTCAACCCTCACCTGGAAGCCAGTGCCCTACGGGACAACCTGG GTGAGGCCCCCCTGACACCCACCGAGGAGGCCTCACTGCCTCTAGCAGTGACCAAAGAGGCCAAAGTCAGCACCCTACCCGAGGAGCTGCAGGAAGACCAGCTGGGTGAGGATGAACTGGCTGCGCTAGAGACTGC GTTGGAGGCAGCAGAACTGGACGAGCAGCATGAGAAGCTGGTGCTGTCAGCTGAATGCCAACTGGTCACAGTGGTGGCTGTGGTACCAGGCCTGCTAGAGGTCACCACACAGCATGTGTATTTCTATGATGGCAGTGCCGAGCGTGTTGAAACCGAGGAGG GCATCGGCCATGACTTCCGGCGCCCACTGGCCCAGCTGCGTGAGGTCCACCTCCGGCGTTTCAACCTGCGCCGTTCAGCACTTGAGCTCTTCTTCATTGATCAGGCCAACTACTTCCTCAACTTCCCATGCAAGGTGGGCGGGCCTACAGCCTCCTCTCCTTACCAGGGCCCCAGGCCACAGCCttgccccatcccaccccacacCCAGGTTCGGAACCAGGTGTACTCGTGGCTCCTGCGCCTGCGACCCCCTACCCAAGGCTACCTAAGCAGCCGCTCCCCCCAGGAGATGCTGCGCGCCTCAGGCCTTACCCAG AAATGGGTACAGCGCGAGATCTCCAACTTTGAATACCTGATGCAACTCAACACCATCGCGGGGCGGACCTACAATGACTTGTCTCAGTACCCTGTGGTGAGGTCCTGCCCCctacctccaccccaccccgctGGTCTGCCAGCCCTGCTTCACCCAAGTGTGGGCGTGGATGGTGGGCCAAGCCCTGAACTTGGTCCCAGGCGGGTGCTTCCTGAGACCTGGTTTCTGTTCCCTGCTGTCCCCCCACACACGCAGCcccactctcctcccctcctggCATCTGTTTTCCCCGGAGGGACTCCTGACCCAGATAGTCCCTCCGGCTCCCCGGCAACCCCTCCACGTGGTGCACCCTCACCTGTGGGCTCTGCCCTTCTTCCTGAGGGTCAGGGTGGGCAGGTAGACCCTCAGGACTCTCATGTAGCTCCTACCCGGGTGGGCGGCCAGTTCCCCTGGGTCCTACAGGACTATGTGTCCCCAACATTGGACCTCAGCAACCCGGCCGTCTTCCGGGACCTGTCCAAGCCCATTGGTGTGGTGAACCCCAAGCATGCCCAGCTTGTGAGGGAGAA GTATGAGAGCTTCGAGGACCCAGCAGGCACCATTGACAAGTTCCACTACGGCACCCACTATTCCAATGCAGCAGGCGTGATGCACTACCTCATTCGCGTGGAACCTTTCACCTCCCTGCATGTCCAGCTGCAGAGTGGCCG ctttgaCTGCTCTGACCGGCAGTTCCACTCAGTGGCAGCAGCCTGGCAGGCCCGCTTGGAGAGCCCCGCCGATGTGAAGGAGCTCATCCCGGAGTTCTTCTACTTCCCTGACTTTCTGGAGAACCAGAACG TCTTTGTGCCAGGCTTTGATCTGGGCTGCCTCCAGCTGACCAATGAGAAGGTGGGCGATGTGGTGCTGCCCCCATGGGCCAGCTCTCCTGAGGACTTCATCCAGCAGCACCGCCGGGCTCTG gAGTCAGAGTATGTGTCCGCCCACCTGCATGAGTGGATTGACCTGATCTTCGGCTACAAGCAGCGGGGGCCAGCTGCGGAAGAGGCCCTCAATGTCTTCTACTACTGCACTTATGAGG GGGCCGTGGACCTGGACCAAGTAGCAGATGAGCGGGAACGGAAGGCTCTGGAGGGCATTATCAGCAACTTTGGGCAGACTCCCTGTCAGCTGCTAAAG GAGCCACATCCATCTCGGCTATCAGCTGAGGAAGCAGCCCAGCGCCTTGCACGTGTGGACACTAACTCACCTAGCATCTTCCAGCACCTGAACCAGCTCAAGGCCTTCTTTGCAGAG GTCATCAGTGATGACGTGCCCCTAGTGCTGGCCATGGTTCCCCACCAGCAGCCTCACTCCTTCATCACCCAGGGCTCCCCAGACCTGTTG GTGACCGTGAGTGCCAATGGGATGCTGGGTACCCACAACTGGTTGCCATATGACCGTAACATAAGCAACTACTTCAGCTTCAGCAAAGACCCCACCATTGGCAACCCCAA GATGCAGCGACTGCTGAGTGGCCCATGGGTACCTGGCAGTGGCGTGAGTGGGCAAGCTCTGGCAGTGGCCCCCGACGGAAGGCTGCTGTTCAGTGGTGGCCATTGGGATGGTAGCCTGCGAGTGACTGCACTACCCCGGGGCAAGCTATTGAACCAGCTCAGACGCCATCTAGGTATGGGCAGCCTTGGAGCTAGGGCTGTGCAGGTGGGGGTAGGGGTCCCAGGCTGGCCAGGGAGGGGTAACTACTCTGTTCTGCTGgtcccctcccttctttccctctctcctccccatgtAGATGTAGTAACCTGCCTCGCACTGGACACCTGTGGCATCTACCTCATCTCAGGCTCCCGGGACACCACATGCATGGTGTGGCGGCTGCTGCAGCAG GGTGGTCTCTCAGTGGGGCTGGCATCGAAGCCCGTGCAGGTCCTATATGGGCATGaggctgcagtgagctgtgtggCCATCAGCACTGAACTCGACATGGCAGTGTCTGGATCTGAG GATGGAACTGTGATCATCCACACTGTACGCCGCGGCCACTTTGTGGCCACACTGAGGCCCCCAGGAGCTACGTTGCCTGGACCCGTGGCTCACCTGGCACTGGGGTCTGAGGGCCAGATTGTGGTGCAGAGCTCAGCGCGGGAGCGTCTGGGGGCTCAG GTCACCTACTCCTTGCACCTCTACTCTGTGAATGGGAGGTTGCGAGCTTCACTGACCTTGGGAGAGCAGCCCACAGCCCTCAAAGTGACGGAGGACTTTGTTCTGCTGGGCACAGCCCAGTGTGCCCTGCACATTCTCCACCTGAACAA ACTGCTGCCGGCCGTGCCTCCCCTGCCCATGAAGGTGCCCATCCGCAGTGTGGCTGTGACCAAGGAACGCAGCCATGTGCTCGTGGGCCTGGAGGACGGCAAGCTTATCGTGGTGGGCGCAGGGCAGCCCTCTGAG GTGCGTAGCAGCCAGTTCGCGCGGAAGTTGTGGCGTTCCTCCAGGCGCATCTCCCAGGTGTCCTCCGGGGAGACCGAGTACAACCCTGGAGAGGCCCGTTGA